In a single window of the Danio aesculapii chromosome 20, fDanAes4.1, whole genome shotgun sequence genome:
- the tmem121ab gene encoding transmembrane protein 121Ab produces MVLPPPDKRHVCLTTFVIMTSMAFMDAYLVEQNQGPRKIGVCIIVLVGDVCFLIVLRYVAVWVGAEVRTARRGYAMILWFLYIFVLEIKLYFVFQNCKADRKSLETVARKALTLLLSICVPGLYLVLVALDSMEYVRTFRRKEDMRGRLFWVALDLLDLLDMQANLWEPQRTGLPIWAEGLMFFYCYILLLILPCVSLSEISVQGDHISPQKMMLYPLLSLVTINIVTILIRGVNMVLFQDSRVSTIFVGKNVVAIATKACTFLEYRKQSREFPNRENVSGIPMEVQQNSVGHHGQALPNATTLPHEPTPAREIMDT; encoded by the coding sequence ATGGTGTTGCCACCACCGGACAAGCGGCATGTGTGTCTTACAACCTTCGTCATCATGACCAGCATGGCTTTCATGGATGCCTACCTAGTGGAACAAAACCAAGGCCCACGCAAGATTGGAGTCTGTATTATAGTCCTGGTGGGGGATGTTTGCTTCCTTATTGTCCTCCGTTACGTGGCGGTTTGGGTCGGAGCAGAAGTGCGGACAGCTCGCCGAGGATACGCCATGATTCTATGGTTCCTCTATATCTTCGTATTAGAGATCAAGCTTTACTTTGTCTTCCAGAACTGTAAGGCTGATCGCAAGAGTCTGGAAACTGTGGCAAGGAAAGCCTTGACTTTATTGCTGTCCATTTGTGTGCCAGGTCTCTATTTAGTACTAGTGGCTCTGGATAGCATGGAGTACGTTCGTACTTTTAGAAGGAAGGAGGACATGAGGGGGAGACTCTTCTGGGTGGCTTTGGACTTGCTGGACTTGCTGGATATGCAGGCAAATCTTTGGGAGCCGCAGCGGACAGGTTTGCCCATTTGGGCTGAAGGTCTGATGTTCTTCTACTGCTACATTTTGCTTCTGATTCTTCCCTGCGTATCCCTAAGTGAGATCAGTGTACAGGGTGACCACATTTCTCCACAGAAGATGATGCTTTATCCTCTTCTCAGTTTGGTCACCATCAATATCGTCACCATCCTCATTCGTGGGGTCAATATGGTGCTTTTCCAGGACAGCCGGGTTTCCACTATTTTTGTCGGCAAGAACGTTGTGGCCATCGCAACCAAGGCGTGCACCTTTCTGGAGTACCGGAAACAGTCCAGGGAATTCCCGAATCGAGAAAACGTGAGCGGTATTCCAATGGAAGTCCAGCAGAACTCTGTGGGACACCACGGACAAGCTCTTCCCAATGCTACTACCCTTCCGCATGAACCCACGCCAGCCCGGGAGATTATGGATACATGA